The following are encoded together in the Halopiger aswanensis genome:
- a CDS encoding aldo/keto reductase, producing MSDASAIATTTVSARGAEIPALGFGTARMTGDDCRQAVETALEVGYRHVDTAQMYDNERAVGEAIANSPVDREAIFVVTKVHPDNAAFDDVLETTRASLERLGLSTVDLLLLHAPSDRAPLEETIDAMNELQADGAVDHIGVSNFSVGQLEDAIALSQTPIVANQVKYHPYHHQDDLLEYCVENDVCLTAYSPLAEGAVPGDDRLAEIGAEYGKSAAQVALRWLLQQPSVAPIPKAASREHIEANADVFDFELSEEEMAAVTEVGDGVWDRLAVKLGLR from the coding sequence ATGAGCGACGCCAGCGCTATCGCCACCACGACGGTTTCCGCACGGGGCGCCGAAATCCCGGCGCTCGGATTCGGCACTGCACGGATGACCGGCGACGACTGCCGACAGGCGGTCGAGACCGCCCTCGAGGTCGGCTACCGCCACGTCGATACCGCGCAGATGTACGACAACGAACGGGCCGTCGGCGAGGCCATCGCAAACAGTCCCGTCGACCGCGAGGCAATCTTCGTCGTCACGAAGGTCCACCCCGACAACGCCGCCTTCGACGACGTCCTCGAGACGACCCGCGCGAGCCTCGAGCGCCTGGGACTGTCGACCGTCGACCTGCTTCTGTTACACGCCCCCAGCGACCGAGCGCCGCTCGAGGAGACGATCGACGCGATGAACGAACTCCAAGCGGACGGCGCCGTCGATCACATCGGCGTCAGCAACTTCTCCGTCGGGCAACTCGAGGACGCGATCGCCCTCTCGCAGACGCCGATCGTCGCCAACCAGGTGAAGTACCACCCCTACCACCACCAGGACGATCTCCTCGAGTACTGCGTCGAAAACGACGTCTGCCTGACGGCGTACAGCCCGCTCGCGGAGGGCGCCGTACCGGGCGACGATCGGCTCGCGGAGATAGGGGCGGAGTACGGCAAATCCGCCGCCCAGGTCGCCCTGCGCTGGCTGCTCCAGCAGCCGTCGGTCGCACCAATTCCGAAAGCGGCGAGCCGCGAACACATCGAGGCGAACGCGGACGTCTTCGACTTCGAACTTTCCGAGGAGGAGATGGCGGCCGTCACCGAGGTCGGCGACGGCGTCTGGGATCGGCTGGCCGTCAAACTCGGCCTACGGTGA
- a CDS encoding GNAT family N-acetyltransferase: MYVRDAKNREEVWLLDHIESMGLDETAFRSRDYVLAVDEVSDEKAGFGRIRIHKTDSEREDEPDEVCELTSIGVLEEWRGQGVGAHVVERLVEYAGDQGFDTVYALTGEGAYLAQFGFRRIDESKLPGPLQDRLSEKRDGVDPEAVPYALEVDRFRMPERLREAFKRAPEGRDEVSNTETPEDFGIDPESTTYKYDTGR; the protein is encoded by the coding sequence ATGTACGTGCGGGACGCGAAAAACAGGGAGGAAGTCTGGCTGCTCGACCACATCGAGTCGATGGGGCTCGACGAGACGGCGTTCCGCTCGCGCGATTACGTCCTCGCCGTCGACGAGGTATCCGACGAGAAGGCCGGCTTCGGCCGAATCCGGATTCACAAGACCGACAGCGAGCGCGAGGACGAACCCGACGAGGTCTGCGAACTGACCAGCATCGGCGTCCTCGAGGAGTGGCGCGGCCAGGGCGTCGGCGCCCACGTCGTCGAACGGCTCGTCGAGTACGCCGGCGATCAGGGGTTCGACACCGTCTACGCGCTGACGGGCGAGGGTGCCTACCTCGCGCAGTTCGGCTTCCGGCGGATCGACGAATCGAAGTTACCGGGACCGCTGCAGGACCGACTCTCGGAGAAGCGCGACGGCGTCGACCCCGAGGCGGTCCCCTACGCGCTCGAGGTGGACCGATTCCGGATGCCCGAGCGGCTCCGCGAGGCGTTCAAGCGGGCCCCGGAGGGCCGCGACGAAGTTTCGAACACGGAGACGCCGGAGGACTTCGGGATCGATCCGGAGTCGACGACGTACAAGTACGATACGGGGCGCTGA
- a CDS encoding 2-oxoacid:acceptor oxidoreductase subunit alpha encodes MAEDLNWAVGGEAGDGIDSTGKIFAQALSRAGRHVFTSKDFASRIRGGYTAYKIRTSVDRVQSVVDRLDILVALTQRTIDENLDELHEESAIIYDGERSWEADIPDEMTAVDVPLKSLAEDAGGAIMRNIVALGAACEITNFDVEYLDEALEKRFGGKGSKIVENNKEAARLGQQYVQENYDLDLDYDLDTTDEDYVLLNGNEAIGMGALAAGCRFYAGYPITPATSIMEYLTGRIEDYGGHVVQAEDELSAINMALGAARSGARAMTATSGAGIDLMTETFGLVAQSETPLVITDVQRSGPSTGMPTKQEQGDLNMALYGGHGEIPRFVVTPTSIAECFWKTIEAFNLAEKYQIPVFLVSDLAMSVTEQTFRPETFDMDEVEIDRGKLVDEDEVDEWLDAQGRFRAHAVTEDGVSPRAIPGTTDGAHMSTGLEHDELGRRTEDEDERVQQVDKRYRKVETAEEQEDWDYREFGDSDADNLVISWGSNEGALREALEYLEEDDIDLRVISVPYIFPRPDLSDEIEAADEVIVVECNATGQFADLLEHDALTRLKRINKYTGVRFKADELAEQITDKLSAEVPAQ; translated from the coding sequence ATGGCTGAGGACCTCAACTGGGCGGTCGGAGGCGAGGCCGGAGACGGTATCGACTCCACCGGAAAAATCTTTGCTCAGGCCCTGTCCAGAGCCGGGCGACACGTGTTCACCTCGAAGGACTTCGCGTCGCGGATCCGCGGCGGCTACACCGCCTACAAGATCCGCACGTCGGTCGATCGCGTCCAAAGCGTCGTCGACCGACTCGATATTCTCGTCGCGCTGACACAGCGGACGATCGACGAGAATCTGGACGAACTCCACGAGGAGAGCGCCATCATCTACGACGGCGAACGCTCCTGGGAAGCCGACATCCCCGACGAGATGACGGCGGTCGACGTTCCGCTGAAGTCGCTGGCCGAAGACGCCGGCGGCGCGATCATGCGCAACATCGTCGCGCTCGGGGCCGCCTGTGAGATCACCAACTTCGACGTCGAGTACCTCGACGAAGCCCTCGAGAAGCGCTTCGGCGGCAAGGGCTCGAAAATCGTCGAGAACAACAAGGAAGCCGCTCGCCTCGGCCAGCAGTACGTCCAGGAGAACTACGATCTGGATCTCGACTACGATCTCGATACGACCGACGAGGACTACGTCCTGCTGAACGGGAACGAAGCGATCGGGATGGGCGCGCTCGCGGCCGGCTGCCGGTTCTACGCAGGCTACCCGATCACGCCCGCGACCTCCATCATGGAGTACCTGACCGGCCGGATCGAGGACTACGGCGGTCACGTCGTCCAGGCCGAGGACGAACTCTCGGCGATCAACATGGCCCTGGGCGCCGCACGCAGCGGCGCACGAGCGATGACCGCGACTTCGGGTGCGGGGATCGACCTCATGACCGAAACCTTCGGCCTCGTCGCCCAGAGCGAGACGCCGCTCGTCATCACCGACGTCCAGCGCTCGGGTCCGTCGACCGGGATGCCGACCAAGCAGGAACAGGGCGACCTCAACATGGCGCTGTACGGCGGTCACGGCGAGATCCCGCGGTTCGTCGTCACGCCGACGTCGATCGCCGAGTGTTTCTGGAAGACCATCGAGGCGTTCAACCTCGCCGAGAAGTACCAGATTCCGGTCTTCCTCGTGTCGGACCTGGCGATGTCGGTCACGGAACAGACGTTCCGGCCCGAAACCTTCGACATGGACGAAGTCGAGATCGACCGCGGCAAGCTGGTCGACGAGGACGAAGTCGACGAGTGGCTCGACGCCCAGGGCCGATTCCGCGCCCACGCCGTCACCGAGGACGGCGTCAGCCCCCGTGCCATCCCCGGCACCACCGACGGCGCTCACATGTCCACCGGCCTCGAGCACGACGAGCTCGGCCGCCGGACCGAGGACGAGGACGAGCGCGTCCAGCAGGTCGACAAGCGCTACCGCAAGGTCGAAACCGCCGAGGAACAGGAGGACTGGGACTACCGCGAGTTCGGCGATTCCGACGCCGACAACCTCGTCATCTCCTGGGGATCGAACGAGGGCGCACTGCGGGAAGCGCTCGAGTACCTCGAGGAGGACGACATCGACCTGCGCGTGATCTCGGTGCCCTACATCTTCCCGCGTCCGGACCTCTCCGACGAGATCGAGGCTGCCGACGAGGTCATCGTCGTCGAGTGTAACGCGACGGGACAGTTCGCGGACCTGCTCGAGCACGACGCACTTACCCGTCTCAAGCGCATTAACAAGTACACCGGCGTCCGCTTCAAGGCGGACGAACTCGCCGAACAGATCACCGACAAACTCTCCGCGGAGGTGCCTGCACAATGA
- a CDS encoding PQQ-dependent sugar dehydrogenase, protein MSDTPNERSTRGSESAEGYSPTSRRRILQVAAAAGVAGVASPALAQFDSQTIELGGETSGWMGVAPDAIADETNPTLELQEGTTYELTWENIDGAPHNVVIESEDGEELERTEIMSSQGETQTLEFEATSDMATYFCEPHRPTMNGDISVSSGDGGGQQEEQADQQAQEGFFQAGAEIGLQTVADGMTAPTDFAAEADGNRYFVADQTGELWVVEDGDLQDEPFLDVGDRMVELGTFQGQYADENQDYDERGLLGVELHPEFSDNGRFFVHYSAPPNDETPDGWSHVEVVSEFQADDGSADPESEQVLMAFQKPQYNHDAGPMAFGPDGYLYVPMGDGGGANDDMLGHLDDWYDDNEGGNGQNITDTLLGGVHRIDVDSEGDGDRPYGIPEDNPLVDSDEGLDEYYAWGFRNPFGISFDSQDRLFVSDAGQDLFEEANIVEAGGNYGWNVKEGTHCFSTDSPGDPPEDCPDSAPDEPPYNGQELQDPIVEYPHIYQEEVVGITIIGGHVYEAGDVSDLEGKYVFGDWTSDPARQSPNGRLLAASEREGDGGDGTEQTEGAAPEESGTPENATEDTQDEPINETDGNETDENGIEEGGFDNATNETGDGDETTADMGQTQPADEDQVVPRDELWEMEELQVSGTEDGSFPYFVRQFGQDADGNVYVLANQEGVPEGDTGAVMQIVPPEEGDELEAPETDDADGGADEQDVEDEENATEDTQDEPIDETDGNETADNVTDDNATVEDDGTNETDL, encoded by the coding sequence ATGAGCGATACGCCAAACGAGCGATCGACGCGCGGTTCCGAATCGGCCGAGGGCTATTCCCCGACCTCCCGTCGCCGCATCCTGCAGGTGGCCGCGGCCGCGGGCGTGGCTGGGGTAGCCAGCCCCGCCCTCGCCCAGTTCGACTCCCAGACGATCGAACTCGGCGGCGAGACGAGCGGCTGGATGGGCGTCGCGCCCGACGCGATCGCCGACGAGACGAACCCGACACTCGAGCTCCAGGAGGGAACGACGTACGAACTCACGTGGGAGAACATCGACGGGGCGCCGCACAACGTCGTCATCGAGAGCGAAGACGGCGAGGAACTCGAGCGCACCGAGATCATGAGTTCGCAGGGCGAGACTCAGACCCTCGAGTTCGAAGCGACGAGCGATATGGCGACGTACTTCTGTGAACCCCATCGGCCGACTATGAACGGTGACATTTCGGTCAGTAGCGGCGACGGCGGCGGCCAGCAGGAAGAACAGGCCGACCAACAGGCGCAGGAAGGGTTCTTCCAGGCGGGTGCCGAGATCGGCCTGCAGACGGTCGCGGACGGGATGACTGCGCCGACGGACTTCGCCGCCGAGGCCGACGGGAACCGGTACTTCGTCGCGGACCAGACGGGCGAACTGTGGGTCGTCGAAGACGGCGACCTGCAGGACGAACCGTTCCTCGACGTCGGCGATCGGATGGTCGAACTCGGGACGTTCCAGGGGCAGTACGCCGACGAGAATCAGGACTACGACGAGCGCGGGCTCCTCGGGGTCGAACTGCACCCCGAATTTTCGGATAACGGCCGCTTTTTCGTCCACTACAGCGCGCCGCCGAACGACGAGACGCCCGACGGCTGGAGCCACGTCGAGGTCGTCTCCGAGTTCCAGGCCGACGACGGGAGCGCCGACCCCGAGTCGGAGCAGGTGCTCATGGCGTTCCAGAAGCCCCAGTACAACCACGACGCCGGGCCGATGGCGTTCGGGCCCGACGGCTACCTCTACGTGCCGATGGGCGACGGCGGCGGTGCGAACGACGACATGCTGGGCCACCTCGACGACTGGTACGACGACAACGAGGGCGGGAACGGCCAGAACATCACCGACACCCTGCTCGGCGGCGTCCACCGGATCGACGTCGACAGCGAGGGCGACGGCGACCGGCCGTACGGCATCCCCGAGGACAACCCGCTGGTCGATTCCGACGAGGGACTCGACGAGTACTACGCGTGGGGCTTTCGCAACCCGTTCGGCATCTCCTTCGACAGCCAGGACCGGCTGTTCGTCTCCGACGCCGGGCAGGACCTCTTCGAGGAGGCCAACATCGTCGAAGCCGGCGGTAACTACGGCTGGAACGTCAAGGAGGGCACCCACTGCTTCAGCACCGACAGTCCCGGCGATCCGCCCGAGGACTGTCCGGACTCGGCGCCCGACGAACCGCCCTACAATGGCCAGGAACTGCAGGACCCCATCGTCGAGTACCCCCACATCTACCAGGAGGAGGTCGTCGGCATCACGATCATCGGCGGCCACGTCTACGAGGCCGGCGATGTCAGCGACCTCGAGGGGAAGTACGTCTTCGGCGACTGGACGTCGGACCCGGCGCGACAGTCGCCGAACGGGCGACTCCTCGCCGCGTCCGAGCGCGAGGGGGACGGCGGCGACGGCACCGAACAGACCGAAGGCGCAGCCCCCGAGGAGTCGGGGACACCCGAGAACGCGACCGAGGATACGCAGGACGAACCGATCAACGAGACCGACGGCAACGAAACGGACGAGAACGGCATCGAAGAGGGCGGGTTCGATAACGCCACGAACGAAACGGGCGACGGCGACGAGACGACGGCCGACATGGGGCAGACCCAGCCGGCGGACGAGGACCAGGTCGTCCCGCGCGACGAACTCTGGGAGATGGAGGAACTCCAGGTCTCGGGCACCGAAGACGGCTCGTTCCCCTACTTCGTCCGCCAGTTCGGGCAGGACGCCGACGGCAACGTCTACGTGCTCGCGAACCAGGAGGGCGTCCCGGAGGGCGACACCGGCGCGGTGATGCAGATCGTGCCGCCCGAGGAGGGCGACGAACTCGAGGCGCCCGAGACGGACGACGCCGACGGCGGTGCCGACGAGCAGGACGTCGAGGACGAGGAGAACGCGACCGAGGACACGCAGGACGAGCCGATCGACGAGACCGACGGCAACGAGACGGCCGACAACGTAACCGACGACAACGCGACGGTCGAGGACGACGGAACGAACGAAACCGACCTGTAG
- a CDS encoding M48 family metallopeptidase has translation MSATRAAPRVLLVLVGLAVLCCYAGLAALTYLGLATLWLSAPDPVTTLAIVVAVGLVVGYLSYRFGRTQLLSQLEAVELPRSRAPTLYRRLDGLAERMDVDPPTVMVAQLPTPNAFALGSATGGIVVLDRSLFRLLSSAELEALVAHELAHLEGYDAFVQTLAYSVFRTIAGLAVMVLLPALLLIGGLARSIAWMRGRPQAWPETIFGRVVRGAERGVAVALLAVTALVRAHSRRREYAADDRAATVTGNPLALARALRRIQRVADTQRGLLSPLYVHTDERADAWSRLFSTHPSTDDRIERLVDRARKSGGGTGRRIDVQ, from the coding sequence ATGAGTGCAACCCGGGCGGCGCCGCGAGTGCTCCTCGTACTGGTCGGCCTCGCGGTGTTGTGCTGTTACGCCGGGCTGGCGGCGCTGACCTACCTCGGTCTCGCGACGCTGTGGCTCTCCGCGCCGGATCCGGTGACGACGCTCGCGATCGTCGTCGCGGTCGGACTCGTCGTCGGCTACCTGAGCTATCGCTTCGGACGGACCCAACTGCTCTCGCAACTCGAGGCCGTCGAACTCCCGCGATCGCGCGCGCCGACGCTGTATCGGCGGCTGGACGGACTCGCGGAGCGAATGGACGTCGACCCGCCGACCGTGATGGTCGCGCAACTGCCGACGCCGAACGCCTTCGCGCTGGGGAGCGCGACCGGCGGCATCGTCGTCCTCGATCGCTCGCTCTTTCGCCTGCTGTCGTCCGCGGAACTCGAGGCGCTGGTCGCCCACGAACTCGCCCACCTCGAGGGGTACGATGCCTTCGTCCAGACGCTCGCGTACAGCGTCTTCCGGACGATTGCGGGGCTCGCCGTCATGGTACTGTTGCCGGCGTTGCTCCTGATCGGGGGCCTCGCCCGTTCGATCGCGTGGATGCGGGGCCGCCCGCAGGCCTGGCCCGAGACGATCTTCGGGCGCGTGGTGCGCGGGGCCGAGCGCGGCGTCGCGGTCGCTTTGCTCGCAGTTACGGCGCTGGTTCGGGCCCATTCGCGACGCCGGGAGTACGCTGCCGACGACCGTGCCGCAACGGTAACTGGCAATCCACTCGCGCTCGCCCGTGCACTCCGTCGGATTCAGCGCGTTGCGGATACCCAGCGCGGGCTGCTCTCGCCGCTGTACGTCCACACGGACGAGCGAGCGGACGCCTGGTCACGACTCTTCTCGACACACCCGTCGACCGACGACCGAATCGAACGGCTGGTCGATCGGGCGCGAAAATCGGGCGGTGGAACGGGACGGCGGATCGACGTTCAGTGA
- the mce gene encoding methylmalonyl-CoA epimerase has product MQFDHAGIATDEAAELADQYETLFDLEIAHEETFDGMRVVFLDCGNGYLELLEPLEDGTIARYLDDRGPGIHHLALATDDIEGALERARENDVRLVDEEPRPGAWGHTVAFLHPADTGGVLIEFVEH; this is encoded by the coding sequence ATGCAGTTCGATCACGCCGGCATCGCGACCGACGAGGCGGCCGAACTCGCCGACCAGTACGAAACCCTGTTCGACCTCGAGATCGCCCACGAGGAGACGTTCGACGGCATGCGCGTCGTCTTCCTCGACTGCGGGAACGGCTACCTGGAACTCCTCGAGCCGCTCGAGGACGGGACGATCGCGCGGTACCTCGACGACCGCGGGCCGGGGATTCACCACCTCGCGCTCGCGACCGACGACATCGAGGGTGCGCTCGAGCGAGCGCGCGAGAACGACGTGCGACTCGTCGACGAGGAGCCGCGACCGGGCGCGTGGGGACATACGGTCGCCTTTCTCCACCCGGCGGATACGGGCGGCGTACTGATCGAATTCGTCGAGCATTGA
- a CDS encoding acyl-CoA mutase large subunit family protein → MFDPDDLEAIREGHEEWEAESVEPVVERFGERKETFTTDTGGQEVDRLYTPADVADLDYEEDLGYPGEPPYTRGVYSTGYRGRLWTMRQYAGFSTPEDTNERYHYLLEQGQTGLSMAFDLPTQMGYDSDADMAAGEVGKAGVAIDSLDDMETVFDGIPLDEVSTSMTINAPASVLLAMYIAVGDKQGVDREELRGTIQNDLLKEYIARNTYIYPPEPSMRIITDIFEFCAEETPKFNTISISGYHIREAGSTAAQELAFTLGNGIEYVEAALDAGLDVDEFAPQLSFFFNGHNNIFEEVAKFRAARRMWHDIMDERFDADDPKSKQLKFHTQTAGSMLTAQQIENNVVRVAYQALAAVLGGTQSLHTNGKDEALALPTEESVRTALRTQQILAHESGAADTIDPLAGSYYVESLTDEVEQEAYEILEEVDERGGMLEAVEQQWVQRQIQDTAFDRQKEIEEKERIIVGVNEFEVDEDPTVDVEEVTEEDQQRQIDNLETVREGRDDEAVDAALEALREAAQGDANLMPPIIEAVKAYATVGEICDVLRDEFGEYQPGSAL, encoded by the coding sequence ATGTTCGATCCCGACGATCTCGAGGCGATCCGGGAGGGCCACGAGGAGTGGGAGGCGGAGTCAGTCGAGCCCGTGGTCGAGCGCTTCGGCGAGCGCAAGGAGACCTTCACCACCGATACGGGCGGTCAGGAGGTAGACCGCCTCTACACGCCAGCCGACGTCGCCGACCTCGACTACGAGGAGGATCTGGGCTACCCGGGCGAACCGCCCTACACCCGAGGCGTCTACTCGACGGGCTACCGCGGCCGGCTGTGGACGATGCGCCAGTACGCCGGCTTCTCGACGCCCGAGGACACCAACGAGCGGTACCACTACCTGCTCGAGCAGGGCCAGACCGGGCTCTCGATGGCCTTCGACCTGCCGACGCAGATGGGGTACGATTCGGACGCGGACATGGCGGCCGGCGAGGTCGGCAAGGCCGGCGTCGCGATCGACTCCTTGGACGACATGGAGACCGTTTTCGACGGCATTCCGCTGGACGAGGTCTCGACGTCGATGACGATCAACGCGCCGGCCTCGGTGCTGCTGGCGATGTACATCGCGGTCGGCGACAAGCAGGGCGTCGACCGCGAGGAACTCCGCGGGACGATTCAAAACGACCTCCTGAAGGAGTACATCGCGCGCAACACCTACATCTACCCGCCCGAGCCCTCGATGCGGATCATCACGGACATCTTCGAGTTCTGCGCCGAGGAGACCCCGAAGTTCAACACCATCTCCATCTCGGGGTATCACATCCGCGAGGCCGGGTCGACGGCGGCCCAGGAACTCGCCTTCACGCTCGGTAACGGCATCGAGTACGTCGAAGCCGCTCTCGACGCGGGATTGGACGTCGACGAGTTCGCCCCCCAGCTTTCCTTCTTCTTCAACGGACACAACAACATCTTCGAGGAAGTGGCGAAATTCAGGGCCGCTCGGCGAATGTGGCACGACATCATGGACGAGCGCTTCGACGCCGACGACCCCAAATCGAAGCAGCTCAAGTTCCACACCCAGACCGCGGGTTCGATGCTGACTGCCCAGCAGATCGAGAACAACGTGGTTCGGGTGGCCTACCAGGCGCTGGCGGCCGTGTTGGGCGGCACCCAGAGCCTCCACACCAACGGGAAGGACGAGGCGCTCGCGCTCCCCACTGAAGAATCCGTCCGAACGGCCCTGCGAACCCAGCAGATCCTCGCCCACGAGTCCGGTGCGGCCGACACCATCGACCCGCTGGCCGGTAGCTACTACGTCGAATCTCTCACCGACGAGGTCGAGCAGGAGGCCTACGAAATCCTCGAGGAAGTCGACGAGCGCGGCGGTATGCTCGAGGCCGTCGAGCAGCAGTGGGTCCAGCGCCAGATCCAGGACACCGCCTTCGACCGCCAGAAAGAGATCGAAGAGAAAGAGCGCATCATCGTCGGCGTCAACGAGTTCGAGGTCGACGAAGATCCAACGGTCGACGTCGAGGAGGTCACCGAGGAGGACCAGCAACGGCAGATCGACAACCTCGAGACGGTTCGCGAGGGTCGGGACGACGAAGCCGTCGACGCGGCGCTCGAGGCGCTGCGCGAAGCGGCCCAGGGTGACGCGAATCTGATGCCGCCGATCATCGAGGCGGTGAAGGCCTACGCGACGGTCGGCGAGATCTGTGACGTGTTGCGCGACGAGTTCGGCGAGTACCAACCCGGCAGTGCGCTGTAG
- a CDS encoding aldehyde ferredoxin oxidoreductase C-terminal domain-containing protein, whose product MLHSVGPMRTVDVGERTTRETSIDDLLERVIGGRAAATALAHDRIPFDAEPFGPENRVYLSTGPLQQSRMSFTGRMNMTGLSPLTDGLLSANAGGYLSRNFVGTGLSVLEIVGESDELLAIHVRDDGVTFEAVPELEGATVPETSDYLREQHGLGPEHCVAIGPAGENRVRFAAAMTYDSRAFGRGGLGAVLGAKNVKCVTFEGDVDPPVEIPGAPQTEIHRAAAQSDDQRRRQGTAGSTEFINDHFSLPTRYFAESEFEGASSIGGEAVESKKYEKGACSACAYACKLPTRDEETGLETEGPEFETVYSFGSLQGVDDVVDVMRANELCDSLGMDTISAGVTVAAYLASVDEFGNAALAQELTAKIARREGIGETLAEGLARCHDDLGVADYTVKGMALPAHDGRVLHGQGLSYAVSNRGADHLYASMLSLEYGGELDPQGTVGKAARLVHEENVAALFDTGIICVFGRDYVTEEYLETLFDADYEELLEVGAKTVLLERHFNNQRGFDREDDTLPYEIPDLEAAITAYYEARGLNEDGIVPESPLEVRIDAAD is encoded by the coding sequence ATGCTTCACTCGGTGGGTCCGATGCGCACCGTCGACGTCGGCGAGCGAACCACGCGCGAAACGTCGATCGACGACCTACTCGAGCGCGTCATCGGTGGCCGAGCAGCGGCAACTGCGCTTGCACACGATCGAATCCCCTTCGACGCCGAACCGTTTGGCCCCGAAAACCGAGTCTACCTCTCGACCGGTCCGCTCCAGCAGTCCCGGATGTCCTTCACGGGTCGAATGAACATGACCGGGCTCTCGCCGCTAACCGACGGACTGCTCTCGGCCAACGCCGGCGGCTACCTCTCGCGCAACTTCGTCGGCACTGGCCTCAGCGTGCTCGAGATCGTCGGTGAGAGCGACGAATTGCTCGCGATCCACGTACGGGACGACGGCGTGACGTTCGAAGCGGTCCCAGAACTCGAGGGGGCGACGGTTCCCGAGACGTCGGACTACCTGCGGGAACAGCACGGCCTCGGCCCCGAACACTGCGTTGCGATCGGTCCGGCGGGAGAGAATCGAGTACGGTTCGCGGCGGCGATGACCTACGACTCGCGGGCCTTCGGTCGGGGCGGCCTGGGCGCGGTGCTGGGCGCGAAGAACGTCAAGTGCGTCACGTTCGAGGGCGACGTCGACCCACCGGTCGAAATTCCGGGTGCGCCACAGACCGAGATCCACCGCGCGGCGGCGCAATCGGACGACCAGCGGCGACGGCAGGGGACCGCCGGGAGTACGGAGTTCATCAACGACCACTTCTCGCTGCCCACGCGGTACTTCGCCGAGTCCGAGTTCGAGGGCGCCTCGAGCATCGGCGGCGAGGCGGTCGAGTCGAAGAAGTACGAGAAGGGGGCCTGTTCGGCCTGCGCCTACGCCTGCAAACTCCCGACGCGGGACGAGGAAACCGGTCTCGAGACCGAGGGGCCGGAGTTCGAGACCGTCTATTCGTTCGGGTCGCTGCAGGGGGTCGACGACGTCGTCGACGTCATGCGCGCGAACGAACTGTGCGACTCGCTGGGGATGGACACCATCTCGGCGGGCGTCACCGTCGCGGCCTACCTGGCGAGCGTCGACGAGTTCGGCAACGCAGCACTCGCACAGGAACTGACGGCGAAGATCGCCCGCCGCGAGGGGATCGGCGAGACGCTCGCGGAGGGGCTCGCCCGCTGTCACGACGACCTCGGCGTCGCGGACTACACGGTCAAAGGCATGGCGCTACCGGCCCACGACGGTCGCGTCCTCCACGGTCAGGGGCTGTCCTACGCCGTCTCGAACCGCGGTGCCGACCACCTCTACGCCAGCATGCTGTCCCTCGAGTACGGCGGCGAACTCGATCCGCAGGGGACGGTCGGGAAGGCCGCCCGTCTCGTCCACGAGGAGAACGTGGCCGCGCTGTTCGATACGGGCATCATCTGCGTTTTCGGTCGCGACTACGTCACCGAAGAATACCTCGAGACGCTGTTCGACGCCGACTACGAGGAGCTGCTCGAGGTGGGCGCGAAGACCGTGCTCCTCGAGCGCCACTTCAACAACCAGCGAGGGTTCGACCGCGAGGACGATACGCTGCCGTACGAGATCCCGGATCTCGAGGCGGCGATCACGGCGTACTACGAGGCGCGGGGGCTGAACGAGGACGGCATCGTACCGGAGTCGCCGCTCGAGGTGCGAATCGATGCGGCTGATTGA
- a CDS encoding ferredoxin--NADP reductase, producing MDGTPVTVESVRDVGPDTVALELETPDAFDALPGQFVLLRASPDGTDDADDEVVERHYTLSSPAVDDTFEITVGVDPDGDLSPWLADLEGGETVYIDGPYGAITYERDADVVAIAGGPGVGPAVAIAEAARDAGHEAVVIYQDDEPAHRERLEALEDDGAAVTTVDDDADEALAAAIEAHVDDGRIYAFGFDEFVTFVAESIDEAGGDSDEALIESFG from the coding sequence ATGGATGGGACCCCAGTAACCGTCGAATCGGTACGCGACGTCGGTCCGGACACCGTCGCGCTCGAACTCGAGACGCCCGACGCGTTCGATGCGCTGCCGGGCCAGTTCGTCCTGCTTCGGGCGAGTCCTGACGGCACGGACGACGCCGACGACGAGGTCGTCGAACGCCACTACACGCTCTCCTCGCCGGCTGTCGACGACACGTTCGAGATCACGGTCGGCGTCGATCCCGACGGCGACCTCTCGCCCTGGCTCGCCGACCTCGAGGGCGGCGAGACCGTCTACATCGACGGCCCCTACGGGGCGATCACCTACGAGCGAGACGCCGACGTCGTCGCGATCGCGGGTGGGCCCGGCGTCGGCCCCGCAGTCGCGATCGCCGAGGCAGCCCGCGACGCGGGTCACGAGGCGGTCGTCATCTATCAGGACGACGAGCCGGCACACCGCGAGCGCCTCGAGGCGCTCGAGGACGACGGCGCAGCGGTCACGACCGTCGACGACGATGCTGACGAGGCCCTCGCAGCCGCGATCGAAGCCCACGTCGACGACGGCCGGATCTACGCGTTCGGGTTCGACGAGTTCGTCACGTTCGTCGCCGAGTCCATCGACGAGGCCGGCGGCGATTCGGACGAGGCGCTGATCGAGAGCTTCGGGTAA